The following are from one region of the Methanobrevibacter sp. genome:
- a CDS encoding helix-turn-helix domain-containing protein — translation MFILNEYNKDIGNRIKELRELSDITISDFAEEMNIDEELYEKYETGEVDIPASFVYELANKFQVDLGLLLTGEETRMSIFDVTRADKGITISRRKEYAYENLCDKFKNKKAEMFIVTVDPEEDSVPSLNTHAGQEFNYILEGSMKLYIHNNEIILNEGDSVIFDASHRHAMSALNGQKAKFLAMIM, via the coding sequence GTGTTTATTTTGAATGAATACAACAAAGATATTGGAAATAGAATAAAAGAACTTAGAGAACTTTCTGATATTACAATTTCTGACTTTGCAGAAGAAATGAATATTGATGAAGAGCTTTATGAAAAATATGAAACTGGCGAAGTTGATATTCCTGCAAGTTTTGTTTACGAACTTGCAAATAAATTCCAAGTAGATTTAGGTTTACTTTTAACTGGTGAAGAAACTAGAATGAGCATTTTCGATGTAACTCGTGCAGATAAAGGAATAACCATATCTAGAAGAAAAGAATATGCTTATGAAAATTTATGTGACAAATTCAAGAATAAAAAGGCAGAAATGTTTATTGTTACTGTGGATCCTGAAGAAGATTCAGTGCCTTCATTAAACACACATGCCGGACAAGAATTCAATTACATCCTTGAAGGATCAATGAAATTGTACATACACAACAATGAAATTATCCTCAATGAAGGGGACTCTGTAATATTTGATGCAAGTCACAGACATGCGATGTCCGCACTTAACGGCCAAAAGGCTAAATTTTTAGCAATGATAATGTAG
- a CDS encoding NAD-dependent epimerase/dehydratase family protein has product MENKKVVVTGGLGFIGSHIVDELIDENEVTIIDNKSTGKMENLSNPNHENLEIIIGDLNELDLNEILKDKDYVFHLAAMASVPLSVDKPIECNENNITATIKLLTAAKDAGVEKVVFSSSAAVYGENTNMPLKETEPLMPTSPYAASKASGELYLKSFTESYGLNAVALRYFNVFGPKQDKNSQYASVIPNFISALLEGEQPVIYGDGEQTRDFVFVKDIVNANIKAAESDYNGVVNVASGEKLSINKLYEIIKKTLGSKIEPEYLPERQGDIKHSLANVENMKNIGYKVNSDDFEDQLVETINWFKTQL; this is encoded by the coding sequence ATGGAAAATAAAAAAGTTGTAGTAACCGGTGGGCTTGGATTTATAGGTTCACACATTGTAGATGAGTTAATTGATGAAAATGAAGTTACAATAATTGACAATAAATCCACTGGAAAAATGGAAAATCTTTCAAATCCCAATCATGAAAACTTAGAAATCATAATTGGAGATTTAAATGAATTAGATTTGAATGAAATTTTAAAAGACAAAGACTATGTTTTCCACCTTGCAGCTATGGCCAGCGTTCCATTAAGCGTAGACAAACCTATTGAATGTAATGAGAACAACATAACAGCCACCATAAAATTATTAACAGCCGCTAAAGATGCAGGTGTTGAAAAAGTTGTTTTCTCATCTTCAGCAGCAGTCTATGGCGAAAATACAAACATGCCTCTAAAAGAAACAGAGCCATTGATGCCAACTTCACCTTATGCAGCGTCAAAGGCAAGCGGAGAACTGTATCTCAAAAGTTTTACAGAATCATACGGTTTGAATGCAGTGGCTTTAAGATATTTTAATGTTTTCGGCCCGAAACAAGATAAGAATTCACAATACGCTTCAGTAATCCCTAATTTTATAAGTGCCCTTCTTGAAGGGGAACAGCCAGTAATCTATGGGGATGGAGAGCAAACCAGAGATTTCGTATTTGTTAAAGATATTGTAAATGCAAATATAAAGGCGGCAGAGTCTGACTACAATGGAGTTGTAAATGTAGCTTCAGGGGAAAAGTTATCCATCAATAAACTATATGAAATCATAAAGAAAACGTTAGGCAGCAAGATTGAACCTGAATATCTTCCAGAAAGACAAGGAGACATAAAACACTCACTGGCAAATGTTGAAAACATGAAAAATATTGGCTATAAAGTAAATTCTGATGATTTTGAGGACCAATTAGTAGAAACAATAAATTGGTTTAAAACACAATTGTAA
- the ehaA gene encoding energy-converting NiFe hydrogenase A subunit EhaA, which translates to MFNLIFESFNSVIFTGTSNGIYTVLGSSNLIIDYLIVIAVSIIVALLLRLPLLPDKPYRYSFNVSALYPTPIIAVGILSFFFILNYSFWSEGKILALIIGICSALFVKYLFFYIFPKPPAEQLEGAGK; encoded by the coding sequence ATGTTTAATTTAATTTTTGAGAGTTTCAATTCTGTTATTTTTACAGGAACATCTAATGGGATTTATACAGTTTTAGGCTCATCAAATTTAATAATTGATTATTTAATTGTTATTGCTGTATCAATTATTGTAGCTTTATTACTTAGACTTCCATTGCTTCCTGATAAACCTTACAGATATTCGTTTAATGTAAGTGCATTATATCCGACTCCAATTATAGCTGTAGGTATTTTATCTTTCTTTTTCATTTTGAACTATTCATTCTGGTCTGAAGGAAAAATCCTTGCTTTAATTATTGGTATTTGCTCTGCATTGTTTGTAAAATATTTATTTTTTTACATATTTCCAAAACCTCCAGCTGAACAACTAGAGGGGGCTGGAAAATGA
- a CDS encoding DUF2109 family protein, with protein MYEEIIGVIIIFVALRALITKNKAERLLYINVIGFGVSALIALVIATPFALIVAAAFFICSTISANAIAYCLKRLDNEVLLD; from the coding sequence ATGTATGAAGAGATTATCGGAGTAATTATTATATTCGTTGCTTTAAGGGCACTAATTACAAAAAATAAGGCTGAACGATTGCTATATATAAACGTGATTGGTTTTGGTGTGTCTGCTCTTATTGCATTGGTTATTGCTACACCTTTTGCTCTTATTGTTGCGGCGGCATTTTTCATTTGTTCTACTATTAGTGCAAATGCAATTGCATATTGCTTAAAAAGATTGGATAACGAGGTATTATTGGATTAG
- a CDS encoding EhaD family protein codes for MENMVVTIIAIALMLIGSFGIILLKKPFDKVIMFSILDAGFVLAVVLFKYLDVALFIAIADPIATIVYLVSIVKIKEIRTKKVESGEIHD; via the coding sequence ATGGAAAATATGGTCGTAACAATTATTGCAATAGCTTTAATGTTAATAGGTTCATTCGGTATCATATTATTGAAAAAACCTTTTGATAAGGTCATAATGTTTTCAATCCTTGATGCTGGATTTGTTTTAGCTGTTGTTCTATTCAAATATTTGGATGTGGCGTTGTTTATTGCAATAGCCGATCCAATTGCAACTATTGTATATTTGGTGTCTATTGTTAAAATTAAAGAGATAAGGACTAAGAAAGTTGAAAGTGGTGAGATACATGATTGA
- a CDS encoding EhaE family protein, translating to MIDVQLFFYFGIFLVIVGSLATAWGPGVNDPVVRVFNAEVASIGVSLILLSYNHMLALFTLVAASVAMSLILFRAIIRLEEMGADL from the coding sequence ATGATTGATGTTCAATTATTCTTTTATTTTGGTATCTTTTTAGTTATTGTAGGAAGTTTAGCTACAGCATGGGGTCCTGGTGTTAACGATCCTGTTGTAAGGGTATTCAATGCAGAGGTTGCATCAATAGGTGTTTCACTGATCTTATTGTCATATAATCATATGCTGGCACTTTTTACTCTTGTAGCTGCAAGTGTGGCAATGTCTTTGATCTTATTTAGGGCTATTATTCGTCTCGAGGAAATGGGGGCTGATTTATGA
- a CDS encoding EhaF family protein, whose translation MRISRLWNKLADPKNIPRLFAFALGVILIVGFVVPMDLNVDQIYVRSAPQVQVDEGLAIAPYDRGGEVLKEPGISMAQYPENAPELGMINSYMTPLALWVSSISPYFGTTIYSSPGGLIDEILYYTRGFDTILESSILMMAFIVASWLAVNYTMDRKNQKEEIHRDVKKAIADSSRVASEVRVNDIKARNKQNRRER comes from the coding sequence ATGAGAATTTCAAGGTTATGGAATAAACTTGCCGACCCTAAAAACATTCCTAGATTGTTTGCTTTTGCATTGGGTGTTATTTTGATAGTTGGTTTTGTTGTTCCAATGGATTTAAACGTTGATCAGATTTATGTAAGGTCAGCTCCTCAAGTTCAAGTTGACGAAGGGTTAGCTATTGCACCTTATGATAGGGGTGGTGAAGTTTTAAAAGAACCTGGTATATCCATGGCTCAATATCCTGAAAATGCGCCGGAATTAGGGATGATTAACTCTTATATGACTCCTTTAGCACTTTGGGTTTCATCTATTTCACCGTATTTCGGGACAACAATCTACTCCTCTCCAGGTGGTTTGATAGATGAGATTTTGTATTATACAAGAGGTTTTGATACAATTTTGGAATCCTCCATTTTGATGATGGCGTTCATTGTAGCTTCCTGGCTGGCTGTAAATTACACTATGGATAGGAAAAATCAAAAGGAAGAAATTCATAGGGACGTTAAAAAAGCTATTGCCGATTCAAGCAGAGTAGCTAGTGAAGTTAGAGTTAACGATATTAAGGCTCGTAATAAACAAAATAGGAGGGAGAGATAA
- a CDS encoding EhaG family protein translates to MILVPAHVPEVFVTMYLPSIYAALIVGFIATMAIALKREEIHILILTDLVGFAMMIVVSAVGTDLAESLILPGLVVELAEIMAISEILLSREMHKIEANPHKKLKKSDSLFPVPFDFDLEIMHTAPNFIALILIAYGIFLTGFTGGAVAGAGMTFYALSKKARGLPIVTIDGLSGISGISWCLWIIGFAVFFLAPSYWLIALLLAACGLFLKVASKVGLIGVLMNEDIDRK, encoded by the coding sequence ATGATTTTAGTACCTGCCCATGTTCCTGAGGTATTTGTCACAATGTATCTTCCTTCAATTTATGCAGCATTGATTGTAGGATTTATAGCTACAATGGCGATTGCTTTAAAAAGGGAAGAAATTCATATATTGATTCTTACTGATCTTGTAGGTTTTGCAATGATGATTGTGGTGTCTGCTGTCGGAACCGACCTTGCGGAATCCTTGATTTTACCGGGATTGGTAGTTGAATTGGCTGAAATCATGGCAATTTCTGAAATTTTACTTTCAAGGGAAATGCATAAAATTGAAGCCAATCCTCATAAGAAGCTTAAAAAGTCAGATTCATTATTCCCAGTGCCGTTTGACTTCGATTTAGAAATAATGCATACTGCACCTAATTTCATAGCTTTAATTTTAATAGCTTATGGTATATTCTTAACAGGATTTACTGGTGGGGCAGTTGCTGGTGCCGGAATGACTTTCTATGCATTGTCCAAAAAAGCAAGAGGTCTTCCAATTGTAACAATAGACGGTCTTAGTGGAATTTCTGGAATTTCCTGGTGTTTGTGGATTATTGGATTTGCAGTTTTCTTCTTGGCTCCAAGTTATTGGTTGATTGCATTATTGCTTGCAGCATGTGGTTTATTCTTGAAAGTAGCTTCAAAAGTAGGTTTGATTGGAGTGCTTATGAACGAGGATATTGATAGGAAATAA